The following are encoded in a window of Algiphilus aromaticivorans DG1253 genomic DNA:
- a CDS encoding outer membrane lipoprotein-sorting protein: MMTGQWLVGLGLAAAVVVAVAEDGAAERDSAQAVMDCMRANIPQRLQLRELELRNRDAEGESSRIYRARVYLQRADGRAHMTSYIEAPVDMRGTAYLWRELESRDETFVFIPELNRVRRVVGSGADAGVLDSEFSMRDLQQAQGAFSSGQQELLGSDELDGRPVWRMRFTPAPEEPTPYLHVDAAVDRESCVTLQAEFIDGKGVVKRYHADPDSLQTIGDLHFAQHIRMDNLRNERSSSARLRELELPEELPRRVFMPSAFYHGR; this comes from the coding sequence ATGATGACAGGGCAATGGCTGGTGGGCCTCGGGCTGGCGGCGGCGGTAGTTGTCGCTGTGGCTGAGGATGGCGCCGCTGAGCGTGACAGCGCGCAGGCAGTGATGGATTGCATGCGTGCGAATATCCCTCAGCGCCTGCAACTGCGCGAGCTGGAGCTGCGCAACCGCGACGCGGAGGGCGAGTCGTCGCGTATCTACCGTGCCCGCGTCTATCTACAGCGTGCGGACGGCCGGGCGCACATGACGAGTTATATAGAGGCTCCGGTTGACATGCGTGGCACGGCCTATCTCTGGCGCGAGCTGGAGTCGCGCGATGAGACTTTCGTCTTCATCCCCGAGCTTAACCGCGTGCGCCGGGTCGTCGGCAGCGGGGCGGACGCCGGTGTGCTCGACTCCGAGTTCAGCATGCGCGACCTGCAGCAGGCTCAGGGCGCCTTTTCAAGCGGCCAGCAGGAGCTGCTGGGCAGTGATGAGTTGGACGGGCGACCCGTATGGCGCATGCGCTTTACGCCCGCCCCGGAAGAGCCGACGCCCTATCTGCATGTTGATGCGGCCGTTGATCGCGAAAGCTGTGTCACGCTGCAGGCCGAGTTCATTGACGGCAAGGGCGTGGTCAAGCGTTACCACGCCGATCCGGACAGCTTGCAGACCATCGGTGATCTGCACTTCGCGCAGCACATCCGCATGGACAATCTCCGCAACGAGCGCAGCAGCAGCGCGCGACTCCGCGAGCTGGAGCTGCCCGAAGAACTGCCGCGTCGCGTCTTCATGCCCAGCGCCTTTTATCACGGTCGCTGA
- a CDS encoding MMPL family transporter: MRWLDVMMDRPRLVIAAVTLICALSAVAVALTRDGGELIRVDADLSALTSSDRPASALHDRYAARFGESGLLLATARHEDLLSAPGLRAVAQAHDALAALPGAGRVRSLASVPNLLRNAPDDPVLDVGSVTEQLARVPDAQPEIAASARRNPMLADVFFNAETGTAAFVVVPEGEGTGEALRALAASVSETLATVDGLHGVAVTGNGLVDAAVADAVWDGLMVTMPVAVLLVIALLAFSFRSALVVVLGAMSIGVSLLVMWAVGGMAGISLNMVSAIAPPVVVAFGIMFSIHMVSEWLRHDVGEDVARARRAVGGVALPLLLNGLTTSIGLAALALSPLQAVKEFSLLAVTGVLSLTLLSVSYLPALLLLMGSHIGQRKLPGEALAAAAARALANFAVRWRVPVVLTAALVLLLGLLAAQRIEPGSSYIANFSQDAPVRVDYERVNHDLGGAVAIDVYLEAPLDHVLLEPEIATAVDDFVRWARIQPEVGAAVSYADHLKVLNAAMQPEAEGEPSYPASLRLARQLLSFGGRDAVRGLIDDRQRSAVVRLRIRDDHSARVTALAERMQQQLRALPPAVRAEVVGAPVRAAETVGRIVDRQWVSVAAALGAIALVLYGLFMSARAAMVAMLPNLVPVGVYFGLLGVSGIGLNPATSLVACLVIGVAVDDTIHFLARFNAEARARGSEREAVGYALGSILRPVTLTTAALCLSFTAFLLSPLASHAEFGVLAALALLLAWLTDILVTPALGSMVRIVTLWDLLRVDLGSSPQLTIPLLSGLSNRQARLFALTARYERIPAGVDVMCEGDVSADICVCVDGQMEVWVKRDGERRVLNTIFRGATLGEAGYFGQRRTANVTTTRATRLLRFDASDLERLRRRHPRIAAIVLRNLNRIQAERLARATAMLR, from the coding sequence ATGCGCTGGTTAGACGTGATGATGGACCGGCCGCGTCTGGTCATTGCGGCCGTTACGCTGATTTGTGCGCTTTCGGCCGTGGCCGTGGCGCTGACGCGCGACGGTGGTGAATTGATCCGGGTCGACGCCGATCTCAGCGCGCTGACGAGCAGCGATCGGCCGGCGTCTGCCCTGCACGATCGCTACGCCGCGCGCTTCGGTGAATCCGGACTGCTGCTCGCCACCGCGCGGCATGAAGATCTGCTGTCCGCGCCAGGGCTCCGAGCGGTGGCTCAGGCCCACGACGCGCTCGCCGCCTTGCCTGGGGCGGGGCGGGTGCGCTCGCTGGCTTCGGTGCCCAACCTGCTGCGCAACGCCCCGGATGATCCGGTGCTCGACGTCGGCTCGGTGACCGAGCAGCTCGCGCGCGTACCCGACGCTCAGCCCGAGATTGCCGCCAGCGCGCGACGCAACCCCATGCTGGCCGATGTCTTCTTCAATGCCGAGACCGGCACGGCCGCCTTCGTGGTGGTGCCAGAAGGCGAAGGCACGGGCGAGGCGCTGCGCGCGCTGGCTGCGTCGGTGTCGGAGACGCTTGCAACCGTCGATGGTCTGCACGGCGTGGCGGTGACGGGAAACGGCCTGGTCGACGCCGCGGTTGCAGATGCGGTCTGGGACGGGCTCATGGTAACGATGCCGGTGGCCGTGCTGCTGGTGATCGCCCTGCTCGCCTTTTCCTTCCGCAGCGCGCTGGTGGTGGTGCTCGGCGCAATGAGCATCGGCGTCTCGCTGCTGGTGATGTGGGCGGTTGGCGGCATGGCCGGCATTTCGCTCAATATGGTCTCGGCCATCGCGCCACCGGTGGTGGTGGCCTTCGGCATCATGTTCAGCATCCACATGGTTTCGGAATGGTTGCGCCACGATGTCGGCGAGGATGTCGCGCGCGCGCGACGCGCGGTGGGGGGAGTGGCCCTGCCTTTGCTGCTCAACGGCCTGACCACCAGCATCGGTCTGGCGGCACTGGCTCTGTCGCCGTTGCAGGCGGTCAAGGAGTTCTCGCTGCTGGCGGTTACGGGCGTGCTGTCGCTGACCCTGCTCAGCGTGAGCTATCTGCCGGCGCTGCTGCTGCTCATGGGCTCTCATATCGGTCAGCGCAAGCTGCCCGGCGAGGCCCTAGCCGCCGCCGCGGCGCGCGCGTTGGCGAATTTTGCGGTGCGCTGGCGCGTGCCGGTTGTACTGACTGCCGCCCTCGTGCTGCTGCTGGGCCTGTTGGCAGCGCAACGCATCGAGCCCGGCTCGTCCTACATCGCCAACTTCTCGCAGGATGCGCCGGTGCGCGTCGACTATGAGCGTGTCAACCACGATCTGGGCGGTGCTGTTGCTATCGACGTCTATCTGGAGGCGCCGCTGGATCACGTGCTGCTGGAACCGGAGATCGCCACCGCTGTCGATGATTTCGTGCGCTGGGCGCGCATACAACCCGAAGTCGGCGCCGCTGTCAGCTACGCCGATCATCTGAAGGTGCTCAACGCGGCTATGCAGCCGGAGGCCGAGGGCGAGCCCAGCTACCCGGCTTCGCTACGCCTTGCGCGGCAGTTGCTGAGCTTCGGCGGCAGAGACGCCGTGCGCGGTCTTATCGACGACCGCCAGCGTAGCGCCGTAGTTCGCTTGCGCATCCGCGACGATCACAGCGCCCGGGTCACGGCCCTGGCGGAGCGCATGCAGCAGCAGCTTCGCGCTCTGCCGCCGGCGGTGCGCGCGGAGGTGGTCGGGGCGCCGGTGCGCGCGGCGGAGACCGTCGGCCGTATCGTCGATCGGCAGTGGGTGTCAGTGGCGGCGGCGCTGGGTGCGATCGCGCTGGTGCTTTACGGACTCTTCATGTCGGCGCGCGCCGCCATGGTGGCGATGCTGCCCAATCTCGTGCCGGTGGGGGTTTACTTCGGCCTGCTCGGCGTCAGCGGTATCGGGTTGAATCCCGCGACCAGTCTGGTTGCTTGCCTGGTCATCGGTGTGGCGGTGGATGACACCATCCATTTTCTCGCGCGTTTCAACGCCGAAGCCCGCGCGCGCGGCAGCGAGCGGGAGGCAGTGGGGTACGCCCTGGGCAGCATCCTGCGCCCAGTGACGCTGACCACGGCTGCGCTCTGCCTGAGCTTCACGGCCTTCCTGCTGTCGCCGCTCGCCTCGCACGCCGAGTTCGGCGTACTGGCGGCGTTGGCCCTGTTGCTGGCCTGGCTGACTGACATCCTGGTGACGCCGGCGCTGGGCTCGATGGTGCGCATCGTTACCCTCTGGGATCTGCTGCGCGTGGATCTGGGTAGCTCGCCACAGCTCACGATTCCGCTGCTCAGCGGGCTGAGCAATCGGCAGGCGCGGTTGTTCGCCCTGACCGCGCGTTACGAGCGAATCCCGGCCGGTGTCGACGTCATGTGCGAAGGCGACGTTTCTGCCGATATCTGCGTCTGTGTCGATGGGCAGATGGAGGTCTGGGTCAAGCGCGACGGCGAGCGCCGTGTGCTGAACACCATTTTCCGCGGCGCGACCCTGGGCGAGGCCGGCTACTTCGGTCAACGGCGTACGGCGAATGTCACCACGACGCGTGCGACGCGGCTACTGCGCTTCGACGCTAGCGACCTTGAGCGGCTGCGGCGTCGGCATCCGCGCATTGCAGCCATCGTGCTGCGCAATCTGAACCGCATCCAGGCCGAACGCCTGGCGCGAGCGACGGCAATGCTGCGATAA
- a CDS encoding GreA/GreB family elongation factor, producing MSRWRPPSTERASPYITSAGYRRMQQEYDHLWRERRPAVVRALAAAAAEGDRSENAEYQYRKKELGEIDRRVRYLQRRLPALRVPPFPDDRSRIHFAACVRISVDGDVERELQLVGADEAEAASGMVSVDAPLPRALLGRSEGDVFVHSTPGGEQEIEILEVRYPEPECAD from the coding sequence ATGAGCCGCTGGCGGCCACCGAGCACCGAGCGGGCTTCGCCCTACATCACATCCGCCGGCTACCGGCGGATGCAGCAGGAGTACGACCATCTCTGGCGCGAGAGGCGCCCGGCGGTGGTACGGGCGCTGGCGGCCGCTGCCGCGGAGGGGGATCGCTCCGAGAACGCCGAGTATCAATACCGCAAGAAGGAGCTCGGCGAGATCGATCGGCGCGTGCGTTATCTGCAGCGCCGTCTGCCCGCCTTGCGCGTGCCGCCGTTTCCCGATGATCGGAGCCGCATCCATTTCGCGGCATGCGTTCGTATCAGCGTGGACGGCGATGTCGAGCGCGAACTGCAGCTCGTCGGCGCCGATGAGGCCGAGGCCGCCAGCGGGATGGTCTCGGTGGATGCGCCGCTGCCGCGTGCTCTCCTCGGCCGTTCTGAGGGCGATGTCTTCGTGCATTCCACCCCGGGTGGCGAGCAGGAAATCGAGATCCTGGAGGTGCGCTACCCGGAACCAGAGTGCGCAGATTGA
- the bcsD gene encoding cellulose biosynthesis protein BcsD: MNDATLKYLEGLPRDAAAASTLRALCGVLRDFGDSEQLRSLAYEAGRKLAEERPLGECADLAAFAEAADRSFRESGWGTLRAEADSEAVDFWHGAPPLAAWFGADHGEWCCGLFEGVLAEWLRQMGAGEMLAVRHVSEDGATDEVAVTLRYRFAHRTKLRVAQGSRA, from the coding sequence ATGAATGATGCAACGCTGAAGTATCTTGAAGGACTGCCTCGCGACGCAGCCGCAGCCTCCACGCTGCGCGCGCTATGCGGTGTTCTGCGTGATTTCGGCGACAGCGAGCAACTCCGCAGCCTCGCCTACGAAGCCGGCCGCAAACTGGCAGAGGAGCGACCGCTCGGTGAATGCGCGGATCTCGCGGCTTTTGCCGAAGCGGCAGATCGTTCCTTCCGCGAGAGCGGTTGGGGCACGCTTCGGGCCGAAGCCGACAGCGAAGCAGTGGATTTTTGGCACGGCGCGCCACCGCTTGCAGCCTGGTTCGGCGCCGATCACGGCGAATGGTGTTGCGGCCTATTCGAAGGCGTGCTCGCCGAGTGGCTACGGCAAATGGGAGCCGGTGAAATGCTGGCGGTTCGCCACGTGTCGGAGGACGGCGCTACCGACGAAGTAGCGGTCACGCTGCGCTACCGTTTCGCTCATCGCACCAAGTTGCGCGTAGCACAGGGGAGCAGGGCATGA
- a CDS encoding SDR family oxidoreductase encodes MSLKDKTLFISGGSRGIGLAIALRAARDGAKIAIAAKTDQPHPKLEGTVHTAAEAIREAGGQALPLVCDIRDERQVTEAVAETVERFGGIDVLVNNASAISLTGTMSTDMKRYDLMNQINARGTFLCGQKCIPHLKKADNPHILTLSPPLDMRPKWFAPHVAYSMAKYGMSLCTLGWAEEFRSGGIAANSLWPRTGIATAAIEMIGGDELARRSRSPEIMADAAHIILTQDSRSFSGNFCIDDVLLHEHGVRDFSKYRREDVPESELMPDFFVPDDLPKVS; translated from the coding sequence ATGAGCTTGAAGGACAAGACCCTGTTCATCTCTGGCGGCAGCCGAGGTATCGGTTTGGCGATTGCGCTGCGCGCGGCGCGCGACGGCGCCAAGATCGCCATCGCTGCCAAGACGGACCAGCCGCACCCCAAGCTGGAGGGCACCGTGCACACCGCGGCGGAGGCCATCCGCGAGGCCGGTGGGCAGGCGCTGCCCCTGGTCTGCGATATCCGTGACGAGCGGCAGGTAACCGAAGCCGTGGCCGAGACAGTGGAGCGCTTCGGCGGCATTGACGTACTCGTCAACAACGCCAGCGCCATCTCCCTGACCGGCACGATGTCCACCGACATGAAGCGCTACGACCTGATGAACCAGATCAACGCGCGCGGCACCTTTCTGTGCGGCCAGAAGTGCATTCCGCATCTGAAGAAGGCCGACAATCCACACATCCTGACCTTGTCGCCGCCGCTGGATATGCGGCCGAAGTGGTTTGCGCCGCATGTTGCCTATTCGATGGCCAAGTACGGCATGAGCCTGTGCACACTGGGCTGGGCCGAGGAGTTCCGCAGCGGCGGCATCGCTGCCAACTCGCTATGGCCACGCACCGGCATCGCCACCGCCGCCATCGAGATGATCGGGGGCGACGAACTCGCGCGGCGCTCGCGCTCGCCGGAGATCATGGCCGACGCCGCGCACATCATCCTGACGCAGGACAGCCGCAGCTTCAGCGGCAATTTCTGCATCGACGACGTGCTGCTGCATGAGCACGGGGTACGCGATTTCTCCAAGTATCGGCGCGAGGACGTTCCAGAATCGGAGCTGATGCCGGACTTCTTCGTGCCTGACGATCTGCCCAAGGTGTCATGA
- the bcsA gene encoding UDP-forming cellulose synthase catalytic subunit — translation MNRPTEGPVSARMPLHQRLLIATAFLLVAGVGWLFITADLSLYWQMLLGVMSVLAALLLKRAPGGWGPSYALMAISTLTTSRYIYWRITETLPIGRGFDAFDLAFAVGLLLAEIYAWAILVLGFFQVLQPLQRKPVPLPEDPAQWPVVDVFIPTYNESLDVVRPTVVAALDLDWPRDKLRVYVLDDGRRSDFAAFCEKVGAIHLTRDDNRHAKAGNINAALKQTSAEYVAIFDADHIPTRSFLQMTMGALVADPGLAMVQTPHHFFSADPFERNLEVFRESPNEGELFYGLLQDGNDYWNATFFCGSCAVLNRAALEEIGGVAVETVTEDAHTSLKMHRRGWRTAYINIPQAAGLATESLSAHVGQRIRWARGMAQIFRLDNPFFGRGLGIGQRLCYGTAMLHFFYGFPRLVFLTAPLAFLLLDARIIAAQGLMIISFALPHLLCAILTNSRLQGRFRHSFFAEVYETVLAVFIIIPTTLAIIRPHSGAFNVTAKGGIVDRDYFDKDLAKPYLWLFLINTFGVIFGVVRLLFFDPDVDTLYITMGWTVFNLVLIGAALRVASEKRQIRHTVRVACQVPASIQRERDGATLETTTLNLSYGGAAVHLPDNHDLQEGDRIWVALIPEFAEVWTPATVRRLDNGLAALSFEPLDLEQERQLVYAIYGRADAWLRWRNNARPDKPLQAFRSVLHFGYEGLFIFLTWMWTSMLAPFRRTSRAAGAIVLSVALAGLMQAAPAPAQEDIPVTRLDDTERVLSLSDLGTESTIRMRNIAAARSLPVNVRDDQVVTNAKLTLDYRYSPALRPDISQLRLLLNGEVVDTWLLDSETPAENRREIAIDPKLFGRYNDLQLASVASYARDECEDPTHPSLWIDIDGDSHLDLELAPLALQPDLTRLPAPFFDEADTRRLRLPFVLPANADHATIRAAVTLSSWFGGLADWRGAEFPVRATLADDMHSVALRTSARDIPAFEHIPLSDEPEIRILPHPDQRALRVLLISAPDVRGLQRAAEALAFGASSMRGERARIRNFERPAALPEHEAPRWLSPEDPAKIAEMAREGLSVQGLGTRGLRFDFRLAPHLYMHESGAMELALTARAGAAAAEGSMMGLRFNDQFVNDVRLYDDGSRGFQQSLRMKLPAMAARYSNRITLDFDILRSQREYCEVFEPQLLRASVDEDIRLELPRHAYYARLPELALFANGGFPFSRFADGAGMAFVLPDSPNNEDIAATLTVAGFLGATTGAVLNRAGVLPERAVGADTALDLLYVGGAERLQAASDEQLGLPLHFDENDVTLRDIGTLAQLSGRMRGTDYLEAHSYAARVVHDAGNRLGAIMAAESTFTDGASVLVVTAGNKGSVLDTARLLLEAGTRQFIRGGLTLSDREEVSGYTLGPDYAVGSLPWDWALQRWIAERPWMVFILLPLAALIAVWALRAALRNRAQRRLKGDA, via the coding sequence ATGAATAGGCCAACCGAGGGCCCGGTTAGCGCTCGCATGCCATTGCATCAGCGCCTGCTGATCGCAACTGCCTTCCTTTTGGTTGCAGGAGTCGGCTGGCTCTTCATCACGGCCGATCTCTCCCTCTATTGGCAGATGCTGCTCGGCGTGATGTCCGTGCTCGCAGCGTTGCTGCTAAAGCGCGCACCCGGTGGCTGGGGGCCCTCCTACGCGCTGATGGCAATATCGACCCTCACCACCTCACGATACATCTACTGGCGCATCACCGAGACGCTACCCATCGGCCGGGGCTTCGACGCCTTCGATCTCGCCTTCGCGGTGGGCCTGCTGCTCGCCGAAATCTATGCCTGGGCGATTCTGGTGCTGGGCTTCTTCCAGGTGTTGCAACCACTGCAGCGCAAGCCCGTCCCGTTGCCCGAAGATCCCGCGCAGTGGCCGGTTGTGGATGTCTTCATCCCGACCTATAACGAATCGCTCGACGTTGTGCGACCGACCGTGGTCGCGGCGCTGGATCTCGACTGGCCGCGCGACAAGCTGCGTGTGTATGTGCTCGACGACGGCCGCCGCAGCGACTTCGCGGCATTCTGCGAGAAGGTCGGCGCCATCCACCTCACGCGTGACGACAATCGTCACGCCAAGGCCGGGAACATCAACGCGGCGCTGAAGCAGACTTCAGCCGAGTACGTCGCGATCTTCGACGCGGACCATATCCCGACGCGTTCCTTCCTGCAGATGACGATGGGCGCGCTGGTGGCGGATCCGGGGCTGGCGATGGTGCAGACGCCGCACCACTTCTTCTCCGCCGACCCCTTCGAACGCAATCTCGAAGTCTTCCGCGAGTCGCCGAACGAAGGCGAGCTCTTCTACGGTCTGTTGCAGGACGGCAACGACTACTGGAATGCCACCTTCTTCTGCGGCAGCTGCGCCGTGCTAAACCGTGCGGCCCTCGAAGAGATCGGCGGGGTCGCCGTCGAAACCGTCACCGAGGACGCTCACACCTCGCTGAAGATGCACCGACGCGGCTGGCGCACCGCCTACATCAATATTCCTCAGGCGGCCGGGCTCGCCACCGAATCGCTATCCGCGCACGTCGGACAACGCATCCGCTGGGCTCGCGGCATGGCCCAGATCTTCCGACTGGATAACCCCTTTTTCGGGCGCGGGCTCGGCATCGGGCAGCGGCTGTGCTATGGCACCGCCATGCTGCACTTCTTCTATGGCTTTCCGCGGCTGGTCTTCCTCACGGCACCGCTGGCCTTCTTGCTGCTGGATGCGCGCATCATCGCCGCGCAGGGCCTGATGATCATCTCTTTCGCCTTGCCCCACCTGCTCTGCGCCATCCTGACCAACTCGCGCCTGCAGGGCCGCTTTCGGCATTCGTTCTTCGCCGAGGTCTACGAAACGGTGCTGGCGGTATTCATCATCATCCCGACGACACTGGCCATCATCCGACCGCATTCGGGCGCCTTCAACGTCACCGCCAAAGGCGGCATCGTCGACCGGGACTATTTCGACAAGGATCTCGCCAAACCCTACCTCTGGCTCTTCCTGATCAATACCTTCGGTGTCATCTTCGGCGTCGTTCGACTCCTCTTCTTCGACCCGGACGTCGACACGCTCTATATCACCATGGGCTGGACGGTCTTCAACCTTGTGCTGATTGGCGCGGCCCTGCGTGTGGCGTCGGAGAAGCGGCAGATACGACATACCGTCCGCGTCGCTTGCCAGGTACCTGCCAGCATCCAGCGCGAGCGCGACGGTGCGACGCTGGAAACGACAACCCTGAACCTTTCCTATGGCGGAGCCGCCGTCCATCTGCCCGATAACCACGACCTGCAGGAAGGCGATCGGATCTGGGTCGCGCTGATCCCGGAGTTTGCCGAGGTCTGGACGCCGGCGACAGTCAGGCGTCTCGACAACGGGCTCGCCGCCCTCTCCTTCGAACCGCTGGATCTCGAGCAGGAACGCCAGCTCGTCTACGCCATCTACGGCCGCGCCGACGCTTGGCTGCGCTGGCGCAACAACGCTCGCCCCGACAAACCATTGCAGGCCTTCCGAAGCGTGCTGCACTTCGGCTACGAGGGCCTGTTTATCTTTCTGACCTGGATGTGGACCAGCATGCTCGCTCCTTTTCGCCGTACCAGCCGCGCCGCCGGCGCCATCGTGCTCAGTGTCGCCTTGGCCGGCCTCATGCAAGCCGCCCCCGCGCCGGCACAGGAAGACATTCCGGTCACGCGGCTGGATGACACCGAACGCGTCCTGAGCCTTTCCGATCTCGGCACCGAATCGACCATCCGCATGCGCAACATCGCTGCTGCGCGCAGCCTGCCGGTCAATGTGCGGGACGATCAGGTCGTCACCAACGCCAAGCTCACGCTGGACTACCGCTACTCGCCAGCGCTGCGGCCCGACATCAGCCAATTGCGCCTGCTGCTCAATGGCGAGGTCGTCGATACCTGGTTGCTGGACAGCGAAACGCCTGCTGAAAACCGCCGGGAGATCGCGATCGACCCCAAGCTCTTCGGTCGCTACAACGACCTGCAGCTTGCTTCGGTGGCTAGCTATGCGCGCGACGAATGCGAGGATCCGACACATCCCAGCCTGTGGATCGATATCGACGGCGACAGCCATCTGGACCTGGAATTGGCCCCGCTTGCGCTGCAACCGGATCTCACCAGGCTGCCGGCCCCCTTCTTTGACGAGGCCGATACCCGGCGGCTGCGCCTACCCTTTGTCCTCCCTGCGAACGCCGATCACGCGACTATCCGCGCCGCTGTCACCCTGAGTTCCTGGTTCGGAGGCCTCGCGGACTGGCGCGGCGCTGAGTTCCCGGTGCGCGCCACGCTGGCCGATGACATGCACAGCGTTGCGCTGCGCACATCGGCACGCGACATTCCAGCCTTCGAGCATATCCCGCTCAGCGACGAACCCGAGATCCGGATACTGCCCCATCCCGATCAGCGCGCCTTGCGTGTACTGCTGATCAGCGCACCGGACGTGCGTGGGCTTCAACGCGCCGCGGAGGCTCTCGCCTTCGGCGCGTCTTCCATGCGTGGCGAGAGAGCGCGCATCCGCAACTTCGAACGCCCCGCCGCCCTGCCCGAGCACGAAGCACCGCGCTGGCTATCGCCGGAGGATCCGGCAAAGATTGCTGAAATGGCGCGCGAGGGCCTGTCGGTGCAGGGGCTGGGAACGCGCGGCCTGCGCTTCGACTTCCGTCTGGCACCGCATCTCTACATGCATGAGAGTGGCGCTATGGAGCTGGCGCTGACTGCGCGCGCCGGCGCCGCAGCCGCCGAGGGCTCCATGATGGGATTGCGCTTCAACGACCAATTCGTCAACGACGTGCGTCTGTACGATGACGGCAGCAGAGGTTTTCAGCAGTCGCTGCGTATGAAACTACCGGCCATGGCCGCGCGCTATTCGAACCGAATCACTCTGGACTTCGACATCCTGAGGTCGCAGCGCGAATACTGCGAAGTCTTCGAGCCGCAGCTGCTACGCGCCTCCGTGGACGAGGACATCCGTCTGGAGCTGCCCCGGCACGCTTACTACGCGCGCCTGCCCGAGCTCGCCCTCTTCGCCAATGGCGGCTTCCCCTTCAGCCGATTTGCCGACGGTGCCGGCATGGCCTTCGTCCTGCCGGATTCGCCCAACAACGAAGATATTGCCGCGACCCTGACCGTGGCTGGCTTCCTTGGCGCAACCACGGGTGCAGTGCTCAATCGCGCCGGGGTCCTCCCCGAACGCGCCGTGGGTGCCGATACCGCCCTTGACCTGCTGTACGTCGGCGGCGCAGAACGATTGCAAGCTGCCTCGGACGAACAGCTGGGACTGCCTCTGCATTTCGACGAGAACGACGTGACGCTGCGCGATATCGGCACGCTGGCGCAGCTTTCGGGCCGCATGCGAGGCACCGATTATCTCGAAGCGCACAGCTATGCGGCCCGCGTTGTCCACGATGCCGGCAACCGCCTCGGGGCCATCATGGCGGCCGAATCAACCTTTACAGACGGCGCCAGCGTCCTCGTAGTGACCGCGGGCAACAAGGGCTCGGTACTGGACACCGCGCGATTGCTGCTCGAAGCCGGCACGCGCCAGTTCATTCGGGGCGGCCTGACCCTCAGCGATCGCGAGGAAGTTTCCGGCTACACCCTCGGACCGGATTACGCCGTGGGCAGTCTCCCCTGGGACTGGGCGCTGCAACGCTGGATTGCCGAGCGCCCCTGGATGGTCTTCATACTGCTGCCACTGGCCGCTCTGATCGCCGTCTGGGCGCTGCGTGCCGCGCTCAGGAATCGCGCTCAGCGCCGCCTGAAGGGCGATGCCTGA
- a CDS encoding ketopantoate reductase family protein — MLAIIGPGAVGTVLAGYLGAAGRPLRLIGTPKDIAAAQAVEGLIVERVTGGPPLQLPRPPLGTTVDAGSTSAILLCIKHPDLDDVVAALPPDLPDGLLIGVTGNAAGALRQLREALPAQRIVPVTVQFNAQRLEPLHARVSARPRLGIPRDNPEMAELFAPSGIGILQARGEAGAWGKLLFNLCAAVAAATHSSFREVLIEARLRRIYARLLAEGMRSLDAAGIRYQLPVAVPAPLFLRLLKVPGNAAWWVAQRRQGIADYAYPSMVSDLTHGRPTEVDALNGEIVRIAARNGDIAPFNEAICSVLHALERDKDGAALSPENLAAQVERQTAGQSRS; from the coding sequence ATGCTCGCAATCATCGGACCCGGCGCGGTCGGCACTGTGCTCGCAGGCTATCTCGGCGCCGCCGGCCGCCCGTTGCGCCTGATCGGCACGCCCAAGGACATCGCCGCGGCACAGGCCGTCGAAGGGCTCATCGTGGAGCGCGTCACCGGCGGGCCGCCGCTGCAACTGCCACGACCGCCGCTGGGCACGACCGTGGATGCCGGCAGCACCAGCGCGATTCTGCTCTGCATCAAGCACCCCGATCTCGATGATGTCGTCGCCGCGCTCCCTCCAGACCTGCCGGACGGACTGCTGATCGGTGTGACGGGCAACGCGGCCGGCGCGCTCCGTCAGCTACGGGAGGCTCTACCAGCGCAGCGTATCGTGCCGGTGACCGTGCAGTTCAACGCCCAACGACTGGAGCCGCTGCACGCTCGGGTCAGTGCACGCCCCCGCCTGGGCATCCCTCGCGACAACCCCGAGATGGCAGAGCTCTTCGCGCCCAGCGGCATCGGCATTCTGCAGGCGCGCGGTGAAGCCGGCGCCTGGGGCAAGCTGCTCTTCAACCTTTGCGCAGCAGTGGCTGCCGCCACGCACAGCAGCTTCCGCGAAGTCCTGATCGAAGCCAGACTCCGCCGCATCTACGCTCGGCTCCTGGCGGAGGGCATGCGTAGCCTGGATGCCGCCGGCATTCGCTACCAGTTGCCAGTAGCCGTTCCAGCGCCGCTGTTCCTGCGACTCCTGAAAGTGCCCGGTAACGCAGCCTGGTGGGTCGCACAACGCCGCCAGGGCATTGCGGACTACGCCTATCCCTCAATGGTCAGCGATCTGACGCACGGGCGACCCACCGAAGTTGATGCCCTCAACGGCGAGATTGTGCGCATCGCGGCGCGCAACGGAGATATCGCCCCCTTCAACGAGGCAATCTGCAGCGTGCTGCACGCACTGGAACGCGATAAGGACGGCGCAGCCCTCAGCCCCGAGAACCTCGCCGCACAGGTTGAACGACAAACGGCGGGCCAGAGCCGATCGTAA